The Vescimonas coprocola genome includes a window with the following:
- a CDS encoding vWA domain-containing protein yields the protein MRKNLTEIVFILDRSGSMSGLETDTIGGFNSMIEKQKKENGEALISTVLFDNVSEVIHDRVPVQKVDPMTDRDYSVRGCTALLDAIGGAIHHIGNVHKYARKEDVPEHTLFVITTDGMENASRRYDSEKVKKMIERQKGKYGWEFLFLGANIDAVETAKHFGIGADRAVNYHSDREGTQLNYEVLSEAVSAVRCSAPLGTNWKKRIDEDYNSRKDGRK from the coding sequence ATGAGAAAGAACTTGACGGAGATCGTATTCATCCTTGATCGCAGCGGCTCTATGAGCGGACTGGAAACAGACACCATCGGAGGATTCAACTCCATGATTGAAAAGCAGAAAAAAGAGAATGGCGAGGCATTGATCTCTACCGTTCTCTTTGACAACGTGAGCGAGGTTATCCATGACCGTGTGCCGGTTCAGAAGGTGGATCCGATGACCGACAGAGACTATTCCGTTCGCGGCTGCACCGCGCTTCTGGATGCTATCGGCGGAGCGATTCATCACATTGGGAATGTCCATAAGTACGCAAGAAAAGAGGATGTCCCTGAACACACACTGTTCGTCATCACAACGGATGGCATGGAGAATGCAAGCCGCCGTTATGACAGCGAGAAGGTCAAGAAGATGATTGAGCGACAGAAGGGAAAGTACGGCTGGGAGTTTCTTTTCCTCGGTGCAAACATTGATGCAGTTGAGACGGCAAAGCATTTTGGAATTGGAGCAGATCGAGCGGTCAATTACCACTCTGACCGCGAGGGAACGCAACTCAACTATGAAGTTCTGAGCGAAGCGGTTTCCGCTGTCCGATGCAGCGCACCGCTGGGTACGAATTGGAAAAAACGTATTGATGAGGACTACAATTCCAGAAAGGACGGGAGAAAGTAA
- a CDS encoding Y-family DNA polymerase produces MKQHTYIAIDLKSFYASVECRERGLDPLDTNLVVADESRTDKTICLAVTPSLKSYGISGRGRLFEVKQRVKEANAGRQHDAPGHRLDGTSHFFSELQADPSLAIDFIIAPPRMAYYMEYSTRIYQVYLKYIAPEDIVVYSIDEVFMDVTDYLNTYKLSAHDLAMKIILDVLETTGITATAGIGTNLFLCKVAMDIVAKHIPADKNGVRIAELDETKFRRELWSHQPLTDFWRVGRGIAKKLEQNGMFTMGDVALCSERNEDLLYKLFGKNAELLIDHAWGWEPTTIKAIKAYRPSSNSLSSGQVLHCPYEPEKARLVVREMTDLLVLDLVDKGLVTDQMVLTVGYDIENLTDPARRAKYHGAVEKDLYGREIPKQAHGSINLDGHTSSTRKIMCAVSELFDRIVDKNLLVRRMYVVANHVLPEADAPKKNDGAVQLDLFTDYAAEEEKQKAEDAALERERKIQAATLAIKKKYGKNAILKAMNLEEGATAKDRNAQIGGHKA; encoded by the coding sequence GTGAAACAACACACTTACATCGCAATCGACCTGAAATCCTTCTACGCCTCCGTGGAGTGCCGGGAGCGCGGCTTAGATCCTCTGGACACAAACCTTGTTGTTGCGGATGAAAGCCGTACCGATAAGACCATCTGCCTTGCCGTCACGCCCTCCCTCAAGAGCTACGGTATCTCCGGACGCGGGCGGCTGTTTGAAGTCAAGCAGCGTGTGAAGGAAGCAAATGCCGGACGGCAGCACGATGCGCCGGGACACAGGCTGGACGGTACATCACACTTCTTCTCGGAGCTGCAAGCAGACCCTTCTCTGGCGATTGACTTCATCATCGCGCCGCCTCGGATGGCGTACTACATGGAATACAGCACCCGCATCTATCAGGTTTATCTCAAGTATATTGCCCCGGAAGATATTGTGGTCTACTCCATCGACGAGGTGTTCATGGACGTGACGGACTACCTGAACACCTACAAACTCTCCGCCCATGATCTCGCCATGAAGATCATCCTCGATGTGCTTGAAACAACCGGCATCACAGCAACCGCAGGAATCGGCACGAATCTTTTCCTCTGCAAAGTGGCAATGGATATTGTGGCGAAGCACATCCCCGCCGACAAAAACGGCGTCCGCATTGCAGAGCTGGATGAGACGAAGTTCCGGCGTGAGCTTTGGTCTCATCAGCCCCTCACGGACTTCTGGCGCGTGGGTCGGGGCATTGCCAAGAAACTTGAGCAGAACGGGATGTTCACCATGGGCGATGTTGCCCTTTGTTCAGAGCGGAACGAGGACTTGCTTTATAAGCTGTTCGGCAAGAATGCGGAACTACTCATTGACCATGCGTGGGGCTGGGAGCCTACGACCATTAAAGCAATCAAGGCGTACCGTCCCAGCTCCAACAGCCTCAGCTCCGGTCAGGTATTGCACTGCCCATACGAGCCGGAGAAAGCAAGGCTGGTTGTCCGGGAAATGACAGACTTGCTTGTGCTGGACTTGGTGGACAAGGGACTTGTCACCGATCAGATGGTTCTCACGGTTGGCTACGACATTGAGAACCTGACCGATCCGGCACGACGGGCAAAGTATCACGGTGCGGTGGAGAAAGACCTCTACGGTCGGGAGATTCCCAAACAGGCGCACGGGTCTATCAACCTCGACGGTCACACATCATCTACCCGCAAAATAATGTGTGCTGTGTCAGAACTGTTTGACCGGATCGTGGACAAGAATCTGCTTGTCCGCCGTATGTATGTTGTAGCAAATCATGTCCTGCCGGAAGCGGACGCGCCGAAGAAAAATGACGGTGCTGTCCAGCTTGACCTCTTTACCGACTATGCCGCCGAAGAGGAAAAACAGAAAGCCGAAGATGCCGCTTTGGAGCGTGAGCGGAAGATACAAGCCGCCACGCTTGCCATCAAGAAGAAGTATGGAAAGAACGCCATCCTCAAGGCAATGAATCTTGAAGAAGGTGCAACCGCGAAAGACCGCAATGCGCAGATTGGAGGGCATAAGGCGTGA
- a CDS encoding O-acetyl-ADP-ribose deacetylase → MPLQIVRNDITKMKVDAIVNAANESLLGGGGVDGCIHRAAGPELLAECETLHGCKTGSAKITKGYKLPCKYVIHAVGPRWYDGRHGERELLISCYQTSLMLAKKYGCESVAFPLISSGIFGYPKDQALKVAIDTISSFLLENEMTVYIVIFDRKAYQISGKLFADIASYIDDRYVDEHTDSRSERLRRMSAFRMEEPMPCEASVCEEAIEQLMPPVSAAAAPKKAATLDDALGQIDESFSEMLLRKIDERGMTDAQCYKKANIDRKLFSKIRSDKSYKPSKPTVIAFAIALELPLVEMKDMLMKAGFALSHSNKFDIIVEYFVEHGNYNVFEINEALFAFDQSLIGA, encoded by the coding sequence ATGCCGCTTCAAATTGTCAGGAATGACATCACAAAAATGAAGGTGGACGCCATCGTCAACGCTGCCAACGAGTCGCTGCTGGGTGGCGGCGGTGTGGACGGCTGCATTCATCGTGCTGCAGGACCGGAACTGCTGGCGGAATGTGAAACGCTCCACGGCTGCAAAACCGGGAGCGCAAAAATCACGAAGGGCTACAAGCTGCCCTGCAAATATGTCATTCATGCTGTCGGTCCGCGCTGGTATGACGGGCGGCATGGTGAGCGCGAACTGCTGATCTCCTGCTATCAGACTTCGCTTATGCTGGCGAAGAAATACGGATGCGAGTCGGTTGCGTTCCCGCTGATTTCCTCTGGCATCTTTGGCTATCCGAAGGATCAGGCTCTCAAAGTGGCGATTGACACCATTAGCAGTTTCCTTCTTGAAAACGAAATGACGGTGTACATCGTCATTTTCGACCGCAAAGCCTATCAGATCAGCGGCAAGCTGTTTGCCGACATTGCTTCATACATAGATGACCGCTATGTGGACGAACATACAGATAGTCGTTCCGAGCGGCTGCGCAGAATGAGTGCCTTCCGGATGGAAGAACCCATGCCTTGCGAGGCATCCGTTTGTGAAGAGGCAATCGAACAGCTCATGCCTCCCGTCTCTGCGGCGGCTGCCCCCAAAAAGGCGGCAACCCTTGATGACGCGCTGGGACAGATCGACGAGAGTTTTTCCGAGATGCTTCTGCGAAAGATTGATGAGCGCGGCATGACGGACGCGCAGTGCTATAAGAAGGCGAATATTGACCGGAAGCTCTTCTCGAAGATCCGCTCGGACAAGTCTTATAAGCCTTCCAAGCCCACGGTCATTGCGTTTGCCATTGCCCTTGAGCTGCCGCTTGTTGAAATGAAGGATATGCTCATGAAGGCTGGCTTTGCGCTCTCCCACTCCAACAAGTTTGACATCATCGTGGAGTATTTCGTGGAGCATGGGAACTATAATGTCTTTGAGATCAACGAGGCTCTGTTTGCCTTCGACCAAAGTTTAATAGGAGCATAA
- a CDS encoding flavodoxin, producing MSKKLVAYFSASGVTAKVAETLAEAIGADIFEIEPKVPYTEADLNWMDKKARSTIEMNDPASRPEIAIKRDNMKDYDAIFVGFPIWWYVAPTIINTFLESYDMTGKTIIPFATSGGSDIGKTNERLAPSCKGAKLMDGKVFKGCVGHQELAAWVEGLGL from the coding sequence ATGAGCAAGAAACTTGTAGCGTATTTTTCTGCGTCCGGCGTGACCGCAAAGGTTGCCGAGACGCTGGCAGAGGCAATCGGCGCGGACATCTTTGAGATTGAGCCGAAGGTGCCTTATACGGAAGCCGATCTGAACTGGATGGACAAGAAAGCCCGCAGCACGATTGAGATGAACGATCCTGCTTCCCGTCCAGAGATTGCCATAAAGCGGGACAACATGAAGGACTACGACGCAATTTTTGTGGGCTTCCCGATCTGGTGGTACGTTGCGCCGACGATTATCAATACGTTCCTTGAGAGCTATGATATGACCGGCAAGACGATCATCCCGTTTGCAACCTCCGGAGGAAGCGACATTGGCAAGACGAACGAACGCCTTGCGCCGAGCTGCAAAGGCGCAAAGCTGATGGACGGCAAGGTTTTCAAGGGCTGCGTCGGGCATCAGGAGCTTGCGGCGTGGGTTGAAGGACTTGGACTTTAA
- a CDS encoding AlkZ-related protein yields the protein MSKRYARQLHSADGLIAAVEQYGFLPFFRNEIHGFSIEELCPPELWFADDVDGPWEWKGPAARSGKCLYGKLFNKKAGFVSREWIPDFANFRRDGYDFDARWDDGLASYKDKELYEAIAGEGRMLSKRLKEALNYRKGGNTGFETCITRLQMQSYVCIADFVYMQDRYGKPYGWGVAEYATPEELFGYDLITSAYQRDPQESKERMMQHLSSILPDASAQQITKILKG from the coding sequence ATGTCAAAGAGATATGCCAGACAACTACATAGTGCAGATGGTTTGATTGCCGCCGTCGAACAATACGGCTTTCTGCCCTTCTTTCGGAACGAGATTCACGGCTTCTCCATCGAGGAACTTTGCCCACCTGAGTTATGGTTTGCGGATGATGTAGATGGTCCGTGGGAATGGAAAGGACCGGCTGCGCGGAGCGGCAAATGTCTTTACGGCAAACTTTTCAACAAGAAGGCTGGATTTGTGAGTCGGGAGTGGATTCCGGACTTTGCGAACTTCCGGCGTGACGGCTATGACTTTGACGCCCGTTGGGATGACGGCTTGGCGTCCTACAAGGACAAGGAGCTTTATGAAGCCATAGCCGGTGAAGGCAGGATGCTTTCCAAACGGCTGAAAGAGGCTCTGAACTACCGCAAGGGCGGCAACACCGGTTTTGAGACGTGCATCACGCGGCTGCAAATGCAGAGCTATGTCTGCATCGCAGATTTCGTCTATATGCAGGACAGATACGGAAAACCTTATGGATGGGGTGTCGCGGAGTATGCAACCCCGGAAGAACTTTTCGGGTACGACCTTATCACATCTGCCTATCAGCGAGACCCGCAGGAATCCAAAGAGCGCATGATGCAGCATCTTTCCTCTATCCTGCCGGATGCGTCCGCACAGCAGATTACGAAGATATTGAAAGGATAA
- a CDS encoding ImmA/IrrE family metallo-endopeptidase — MKIARELGIHLHFLDNLNDLLGMYTYRHKERHILLNSNMEYLIMQMVCGHEIGHDTFHRDLAKGNEPLPEFVLFDMRTKHEYEANAFASHLIIDDDELIDLMKQDYDVVQLSAAMGTNINLMLIKLNELNRMGWQLNLPYVPHSDFLKNVRPEG; from the coding sequence TTGAAGATTGCCCGTGAGCTGGGCATTCATCTCCATTTTCTTGACAATCTGAACGATCTGCTCGGAATGTACACCTACCGCCATAAAGAGCGGCATATTCTTCTGAACTCCAACATGGAGTATCTGATCATGCAAATGGTTTGCGGTCACGAGATCGGGCATGATACCTTTCACCGTGATCTTGCCAAAGGAAACGAACCGCTCCCGGAGTTCGTGCTGTTCGATATGCGCACAAAACACGAATATGAGGCGAATGCGTTTGCCTCACACCTGATCATTGACGATGATGAGCTGATTGACCTGATGAAGCAGGACTACGATGTGGTGCAGCTCTCGGCTGCAATGGGAACAAACATCAACCTGATGCTGATCAAGCTCAACGAACTGAACCGCATGGGCTGGCAGCTCAACTTGCCTTATGTACCGCACTCTGACTTCCTGAAAAATGTCAGACCGGAGGGGTGA
- a CDS encoding helix-turn-helix domain-containing protein: MTFGEKFKAEREKRKLTQQEVADALGINRRMITRYENGISFPRTKDAYRKIAEYFKVDVNYLLTEDEEFVVQASEQYGSRGMKQAKDLIEGMSGLFAGGTLSEQDKDAVMKALQDIYWESKARNVEKYTPKKYKKTGTDAEE; this comes from the coding sequence ATGACGTTTGGAGAGAAATTCAAGGCTGAACGGGAGAAGCGGAAGCTGACCCAGCAGGAAGTAGCCGATGCACTGGGGATCAACAGGCGTATGATTACCCGGTACGAGAACGGCATTTCCTTCCCCCGTACCAAGGACGCTTACAGAAAAATCGCGGAATACTTCAAGGTGGATGTGAACTATCTGCTGACCGAGGACGAAGAGTTTGTGGTTCAGGCATCCGAGCAGTACGGCTCCCGTGGCATGAAACAGGCAAAGGACCTGATTGAAGGGATGTCCGGCTTGTTTGCGGGCGGTACGCTGTCTGAGCAGGACAAGGATGCGGTGATGAAGGCGTTGCAGGATATATATTGGGAATCCAAAGCCCGGAATGTTGAGAAATACACGCCGAAGAAATACAAGAAGACCGGTACGGACGCAGAGGAATAA
- a CDS encoding ImmA/IrrE family metallo-endopeptidase, whose amino-acid sequence MILSQRQLEEIAASTTKDFNRFFFGDEADKPDRSALPTPIDQFAKNYLGLRVSFARLSPDGSICGVTAYADTEYKITELGITRTLALKRNQVILDESFIRSGNVQRLCAKRRFTLAHECAHQILFQLESEEVKASCEMKYSARTAYTPRELKTREDWNEWQANVLGAAILLPQKEVDLAMRRFAETPLINYEGRYSYGDHLTLRLFCRLFGVSKTTASIRLRQLGYMVDRPFSEYVDPLEVW is encoded by the coding sequence ATGATTTTATCCCAGCGCCAACTTGAAGAAATTGCAGCCTCAACAACGAAGGACTTCAACCGGTTCTTTTTCGGGGATGAGGCGGACAAGCCCGACCGATCAGCTTTGCCAACACCCATTGATCAGTTTGCAAAGAACTATCTCGGTCTTCGCGTATCATTCGCCCGTCTCTCGCCGGACGGAAGCATCTGCGGTGTCACTGCCTATGCCGACACTGAGTACAAGATCACGGAACTTGGTATTACGCGCACACTGGCTTTGAAGCGTAATCAGGTCATCTTGGACGAGAGCTTCATTCGATCCGGAAATGTGCAGCGGCTCTGCGCCAAGCGCAGATTTACCCTTGCCCACGAGTGCGCCCATCAGATTCTCTTCCAACTGGAATCGGAAGAGGTAAAGGCGTCCTGCGAAATGAAATATTCCGCACGGACAGCCTATACGCCGCGAGAGCTGAAAACCCGCGAGGACTGGAACGAGTGGCAAGCAAATGTCTTGGGCGCGGCGATCCTGCTTCCTCAAAAAGAGGTTGACCTGGCAATGCGTCGGTTTGCAGAAACGCCGCTGATCAATTACGAGGGGAGGTATTCGTATGGTGATCACTTAACGCTGCGCCTTTTCTGCCGGTTGTTCGGTGTCTCCAAGACAACGGCGTCTATCCGCCTTCGTCAGCTCGGCTACATGGTAGATCGTCCATTCAGTGAGTATGTTGACCCATTGGAGGTGTGGTAA
- a CDS encoding DUF6870 family protein, giving the protein MMGIETMKSVSPKTVDRSTLVQRSSIRLDPAAPREDRLREFIKQIRNPYCYLDGKTVVKISFAATDTTMEDCLEHYLRGL; this is encoded by the coding sequence ATGATGGGCATTGAAACAATGAAAAGCGTCAGCCCGAAAACGGTTGACCGAAGCACACTCGTTCAGAGAAGCAGCATCCGGCTTGATCCTGCGGCACCGCGCGAGGACAGGCTGAGGGAGTTCATCAAGCAGATCAGAAATCCCTACTGTTATCTGGACGGGAAAACTGTGGTGAAGATCAGCTTCGCCGCGACGGACACGACAATGGAAGATTGTCTGGAACACTATCTGAGAGGTCTTTGA
- a CDS encoding recombinase family protein, which translates to MPDKVYRTAIYCRLSREDGDKVESNSIASQRAICEDYIARHDDLELVCEPFVDDGYSGVSFNRPQFKKLEEAIRKGALDCIVVKDLSRFSRNYIDGGRYIEKIFPQLGIRFIAINDAYDSLTGDPQSDSFVIPFKNLINDSYCKDISMKIRSSLEVKQKSGEFVGSFAPYGYMKSLENKNQLIVDEAVSEYVQMIFSMYKDGFSIGRIAKRLNQMGVLSPMEYKHSAGVKFDTVFKTSDTAKWTYKAVQRILTNEVYIGVLAQGKRGTPNYKVRVVKSKDESEWVKVENAHEALVSYEDFMAVKVMMQRDMRCSPDQDEAHLFSGFLFCGDCQQPMIRKTVPSKTKKYIYYVCSTNKHSRTCSPHSIAAKEVEEKVFRAIHDQIELVINLEHALGMIERLPSQSRKAFNYEAQIAKIEEEIERYQKLKLGLYENFIGGVIDKSEYFEFRSSYTKIIEDKQEALLRVKKEMKQTVTTGTTERNWVTLFKQYENVEELNRRVLMSLVDRILIHENHAIEIVFKYRDEYQQTLEYVLGYADELDIAV; encoded by the coding sequence ATGCCAGACAAGGTTTACCGCACGGCGATCTACTGCCGCCTGTCCCGTGAGGATGGAGACAAAGTAGAAAGCAACTCCATCGCCAGCCAGAGAGCCATCTGCGAGGACTACATTGCAAGGCACGATGATTTAGAGCTTGTCTGTGAGCCGTTTGTGGATGACGGTTACAGCGGCGTTTCCTTCAATCGTCCTCAGTTCAAAAAGCTGGAAGAGGCAATCCGCAAGGGTGCGCTTGACTGCATCGTGGTCAAGGATCTCAGCCGCTTCTCAAGAAACTACATCGACGGCGGACGCTACATTGAAAAGATTTTCCCGCAGCTCGGCATTCGCTTCATCGCAATCAATGATGCGTATGACAGTCTGACCGGTGATCCGCAGTCCGACTCCTTTGTTATCCCGTTCAAAAACCTGATTAACGATTCTTACTGCAAGGACATCTCCATGAAAATCCGAAGCAGTCTGGAAGTCAAGCAGAAGAGCGGTGAGTTCGTCGGCTCGTTCGCGCCTTACGGCTACATGAAATCGCTGGAGAACAAAAACCAGCTCATCGTGGATGAAGCGGTCAGCGAATATGTGCAGATGATCTTTTCCATGTACAAGGACGGCTTCTCCATCGGACGTATTGCAAAGCGTCTGAACCAGATGGGCGTCCTGTCCCCAATGGAATACAAGCATTCCGCCGGTGTGAAGTTTGATACCGTCTTCAAAACCAGCGATACCGCAAAATGGACATACAAAGCCGTCCAGCGTATTCTCACCAACGAGGTTTATATCGGCGTTCTGGCGCAAGGCAAGCGCGGCACTCCCAACTACAAAGTCCGCGTTGTGAAAAGCAAGGATGAATCCGAGTGGGTCAAGGTAGAAAATGCGCATGAAGCTCTTGTGTCCTACGAGGACTTCATGGCAGTCAAGGTCATGATGCAGCGGGATATGCGCTGTTCGCCCGATCAGGACGAAGCGCATCTGTTTTCCGGCTTCCTGTTCTGCGGAGACTGTCAGCAGCCAATGATCCGCAAGACCGTCCCGTCGAAGACGAAAAAGTATATCTACTACGTCTGCTCCACCAATAAGCACAGCCGGACGTGCAGCCCGCACAGCATCGCCGCAAAAGAGGTTGAAGAGAAGGTCTTCCGTGCTATTCATGACCAGATCGAGCTTGTCATCAATCTGGAACACGCGCTTGGAATGATTGAACGGCTTCCGTCTCAGAGCCGTAAGGCTTTCAATTACGAAGCCCAGATTGCAAAAATCGAGGAAGAGATTGAGCGGTATCAAAAGCTCAAGCTGGGTCTTTACGAGAACTTCATCGGCGGCGTCATTGATAAATCGGAATACTTCGAGTTCCGCAGTAGCTACACCAAAATCATTGAGGACAAACAGGAGGCACTTCTGCGGGTCAAAAAAGAAATGAAGCAGACGGTGACAACTGGCACGACCGAACGGAACTGGGTAACGCTTTTCAAGCAGTATGAAAACGTCGAAGAGCTGAACCGCCGTGTGCTGATGTCCCTTGTTGACCGCATTCTGATTCACGAAAACCATGCAATCGAAATCGTCTTCAAATACAGGGACGAATACCAGCAGACGCTTGAATACGTTCTCGGCTATGCCGATGAACTGGATATTGCCGTATAA
- a CDS encoding recombinase family protein, with product MARKSRKQIAVEEPVVESVSSEVFSTAIYARLSVENSGKSEKVDVIANQIEICKSYIAERPYLNLIDTYVDNGRTGTVFDRPEFNRLMNDIRTGRIKCLVVRDLSRFGRDYIEAGTYLERVFPQIGLRFIAIKENYDNFDADGSGESLIIPLQNMINTLYSKDISRKVSTALKAQMESGEFKKRNLPYGYRWDEEHSNMVFDEETAPIVRKIFQWKIEGLSLPAIADRLDAMNAPNPEFQKYQVGVRTGNATAKKIWNKSSLTTILDNPHYVGDTVLGRTLNAIYKGVKNQHIDREEWIVFPNTHEAIISREDFQKVREMRNAAARTRVEKMERTEEIRATLINLFEDKIVCADCGRKLYFHRKRVDKRKDGAWYAFYECSSSVKRGNLCTPHYTRQDKLEADVLAAIQLQVKAALNYDKLLAKLRNSEGERSIRDQQNALITSLNLKLSGISKKRTRLYEDFTEGILDEEEYAFAKKAYDEQYVDLSRRLDEAVQRKVKFAEAMSEDNKWLTLMKSVSGATMLSQELVDESVELVKVHEDGSIELVMKYGDIYALTVQSIKEVQEAM from the coding sequence ATGGCAAGAAAAAGCAGAAAGCAAATTGCAGTCGAAGAGCCGGTTGTTGAATCTGTCTCTTCCGAGGTCTTCTCAACAGCCATCTATGCCCGTCTTTCCGTTGAAAACAGCGGCAAGTCCGAAAAGGTGGATGTCATCGCAAATCAGATTGAGATTTGCAAGTCCTACATTGCAGAGCGTCCCTACCTGAATCTGATAGATACCTATGTGGACAACGGACGAACGGGTACGGTTTTTGACAGACCGGAGTTCAACCGTCTGATGAACGACATCCGCACCGGCAGGATCAAGTGCCTTGTGGTTCGTGATCTCAGCCGGTTCGGGCGAGACTACATCGAGGCAGGAACCTATCTGGAACGGGTCTTTCCGCAGATCGGGCTTCGGTTTATCGCCATCAAGGAAAACTACGATAACTTTGATGCGGACGGCTCCGGCGAAAGCCTCATCATCCCTCTGCAAAACATGATCAACACCCTCTACTCGAAGGACATCTCCCGCAAGGTTTCTACTGCGCTCAAGGCACAGATGGAAAGTGGAGAGTTCAAGAAGCGCAATCTCCCGTATGGTTATCGCTGGGATGAAGAACACAGCAATATGGTCTTCGATGAGGAAACCGCACCGATTGTCCGGAAGATTTTCCAATGGAAGATTGAAGGGCTGTCCCTTCCTGCGATTGCAGATCGGCTTGATGCAATGAACGCGCCCAATCCGGAGTTTCAGAAGTATCAGGTTGGCGTCCGCACAGGCAATGCTACGGCGAAAAAGATTTGGAACAAGTCTTCACTCACTACCATTCTGGATAATCCCCACTACGTCGGAGATACCGTTCTCGGACGGACGCTGAACGCTATCTACAAGGGCGTCAAAAATCAGCATATCGACCGCGAGGAATGGATTGTTTTTCCCAATACTCACGAAGCGATTATCTCCCGTGAGGACTTCCAGAAGGTACGAGAAATGCGGAACGCTGCTGCAAGGACAAGGGTTGAGAAGATGGAGCGCACGGAAGAAATCCGCGCTACGTTGATCAATCTCTTTGAAGACAAAATCGTCTGCGCAGACTGCGGCAGGAAGCTCTATTTCCATCGCAAGCGCGTTGACAAGCGCAAGGACGGCGCATGGTACGCCTTCTATGAGTGCAGTTCATCCGTCAAGCGCGGCAATCTCTGTACGCCACACTATACGCGGCAGGACAAGCTCGAAGCCGATGTGCTTGCGGCGATCCAGCTTCAAGTCAAGGCGGCTCTCAATTACGACAAGCTGCTTGCCAAGCTGAGAAACAGCGAAGGCGAACGCAGCATCCGCGATCAGCAGAATGCGCTCATCACAAGCCTGAATCTGAAACTCAGCGGCATCTCCAAGAAGCGTACTCGGCTCTATGAGGACTTCACGGAAGGCATTCTCGATGAAGAGGAATACGCCTTTGCCAAGAAAGCCTACGATGAGCAGTATGTCGATCTTTCACGGCGGTTGGATGAAGCGGTTCAGCGGAAGGTAAAGTTTGCCGAGGCAATGTCCGAGGACAACAAGTGGCTAACGCTGATGAAATCCGTCAGCGGTGCAACGATGCTCTCTCAGGAGTTGGTTGACGAGTCCGTAGAGCTTGTGAAAGTCCATGAGGACGGCTCAATCGAGCTGGTCATGAAATACGGCGATATTTACGCTCTGACCGTTCAGAGTATCAAGGAAGTACAGGAGGCGATGTAA